Proteins encoded within one genomic window of Arachis ipaensis cultivar K30076 chromosome B08, Araip1.1, whole genome shotgun sequence:
- the LOC110266121 gene encoding uncharacterized protein LOC110266121, which yields MHKDTFLSEAIMEEVIFEDLPSNLSAIRDYVENRNGLKTSEASGKNTNSRQQIASSGFEKEEDNVQSSCQQRPKVPGLQRDIEILKSELVKFIAAHGQEGLMPMRKHLRLHGRVAIEKAITRMGGFRKIATIMNLSLAYKQRKPKGYWDKLENLQDEISRFQRNWGMDPSFMPSRKSFERAGRFEISCSRL from the exons ATGCACAAAGATACTTTCCTTTCGGAGGCtatcatggaggag GTCATTTTTGAAGATCTACCATCCAATTTGTCAGCAATAAGAGACTATGTTGAGAACAGAAATGGATTAAAAACTTCAGAAGCTAGTGGGAAGAATACAAATTCAAGGCAACAAATTGCTTCGTCTGGTTTTGAAAAGGAGGAAGACAATGTTCAAAGTTCATGTCAGCAAAGGCCGAAAGTTCCAGGCTTACAAAGGGATATCGAAATACTGAAATCCGAACTTGTGAAGTTCATTGCAGCACATGGACAAGAAGGGCTTATGCCAATGAGGAAGCATCTTCGTTTACACGGAAGAGTTGCTATTGAGAAGGCTATCACTCGCATGGGTGGATTCAGAAAGATTGCAACCATCATGAATCTTTCCTTGGCTTACAAACAACGAAAACCAAAGGGTTACTGGGACAAACTTGAAAATTTGCAGGATGAG ATAAGTCGATTTCAAAGGAATTGGGGAATGGATCCTTCATTTATGCCTAGCAGAAAGTCATTTGAACGTGCAGGTAGGTTTGAGATATCCTGCTCTCGACTTTGA